A single genomic interval of Brassica napus cultivar Da-Ae unplaced genomic scaffold, Da-Ae ScsIHWf_321;HRSCAF=512, whole genome shotgun sequence harbors:
- the LOC125603389 gene encoding protein TIC 214-like has translation MEEIGVNGKDKINKDDEFHVRTYYNYKTVSENRDGNKENSNLEFFKIKKKEDRFLWFEKPFVTLVFDYKRWNRPNRYIKNDKIENTVRNEMSQYFFYTCQSDGKERISFTYPPNLSTFFEMIQKKIPSFTTEKKTSDQVYTCWSLVNEEKKENLKNEFLNRIEALDKKGSIENILEKTTRFCHNETQKEYLPKIYDPFLHGISRGRIKKLSPFQIITKTYKKKNIRGSWINKIHAILLKINSQKFEQTIEKFKRKSLSIEKKLYFFSEPQEEKIQSEEEIKIFKILFDVVIIYNNDQTLIKNFIDFHEINKQVPQWSYKLTSELEELEAETEENIPTEPGIRSRKAKRVVVFTDLKEPHNEIYTNLKDNQNSDQTDEMALIRYSQQSDFRREIIKGSMRSQRRKTVIWEFLQAKAHSPLFFDRIDKFFFFRLIYGG, from the coding sequence ATGGAAGAAATCGGAGTGAATGGAAAAGACAAAATTAATAAGGATGATGAATTCCACGTTCGAACATACTATAACTATAAAACAGTTTCTGAAAATCGAGatggaaataaagaaaattctaatttagaatttttcaaaataaaaaaaaaagaggatcgtTTTTTATGGTTTGAAAAACCTTTTGTAACTCTAGTTTTCGATTATAAAAGATGGAATAGACCAAatcgatatataaaaaatgataaaattgaaaatactgtaagAAATGAAAtgtcacaatattttttttatacatgcCAAAGTGATGGAAAAGAACGAATATCTTTTACATATCCCCCCAACCTTTCAACTTTTTTTGAAATGATACAAAAAAAGATCCCTTCATttacaacagaaaaaaaaacctcGGATCAAGTTTATACTTGTTGGAGTTTGGTcaatgaagaaaaaaaggaaaatttaaaaaacgaatttttaaatagaattgaAGCTTTAGATAAAAAAGGGTCTATTGAAAATATACTGGAAAAAACAACTCGATTTTGTCATAACGAAACTCAAAAAGAATATTTACCTAAAATTTATGATCCATTTTTACATGGGATTTCGCGCGgaagaatcaaaaaattatcTCCGTTCCAAATCATAACCAAaacctataaaaaaaagaatataagagGATCTTGGATAAACAAAATTCATGCTATACTTCTGAAgattaattctcaaaaatttgagcaaacaatagaaaaatttaaaagaaagtcTTTATCAATAgagaaaaaactttattttttttccgaaccccaagaagaaaaaattcagtcagaagaagaaataaaaattttcaaaattttatttgatgtcgttataatttataataatgatcaaactcttataaaaaattttattgatttccATGAAATCAATAAACAAGTTCCTCAATGGTCATACAAATTAACAAGTGAATTGGAAGAATTGGAAGCTGAAACTGAAGAAAATATACCAACCGAACCTGGAATTCGTTCAAGAAAAGCAAAACGTGTAGTGGTTTTTACTGATTTAAAAGAACCGCATAACGAGATTTATACTAATCTCAAAGATAATCAAAATTCTGATCAAACAGATGAAATGGCTTTGATCCGTTATTCACAACAATCTGATTTTCGTCGAGAGATAATTAAAGGATCCATGCGTTCCCAAAGGCGTAAAACTGTTATTTGGGAATTTTTGCAAGCAAAAGCACATTCGCCCCTTTTTTTTGATAGaatagataaattttttttttttcgtttgatatatgggggctaa
- the LOC125603390 gene encoding protein TIC 214-like: MWKKKIFFDKNEEEQSKKEEQRRIEIAETWDSFLFAQIIRGFILVTQSILRKYIILPLLIIIKNSIRIVLFQLPEWEEDLKEWKREMHVKCTYNGVQLSETEFPRNWLTDGIQIKILFPFYLKPWHKYKFQSSQKARLKKTKGEKNDFRFLTVWGLETDLPFGSTKPKPSFFKPIFKELKKRIKKSKTKSFPVLRIFKERATIFLKVEKEIKNWIIKNLLFLKEKKKNLSKRNRIPLVGPREIYELNETKKDSIMSNQMIHELSVQKKSTEWPNSSLSENKIKNVIDKIKTIRNQTKKISKEKEKLTNSCNKLCYDSKIIESSKKSWQTLKKKKTRLIRKSFFFFNFALNNCLFLFF; encoded by the coding sequence atgtggaaaaaaaaaattttttttgataaaaacgaagaagaacaatcaaaaaaagaagaacaaagacgTATAGAAATTGCGGAAACTTGGGATAGCTTCTTATTTGCTCAAATAATAAGAGGTTTTATTTTAGTAACTCAAtctattcttagaaaatatattatattacctttattgataataattaaaaatagcatCCGTATCGTATTATTTCAACTTCCCGAGTGGGAAGAGGATTTAAAGGAGTGGAAACGTGAAATGCATGTTAAATGTACTTATAATGGGGTTCAACTATCCGAAACAGAATTTCCACGAAACTGGTTAACGGATGGTATTCAGATAAAAATCCTATTTCCGTTTTATCTTAAACCTtggcataaatataaatttcaatcaTCTCAGAAGGCTcgactaaaaaaaacaaaaggagaaaaaaatgattttcgttttttaacaGTTTGGGGGCTGGAAACTGACCTACCTTTTGGTTCTACCAAACCAAAGCCTTCTTTTTTTAAAcctatttttaaagaattaaaaaaaagaatcaaaaaatcCAAAACGAAGTCTTTTCCGGTTTTAAGGATTTTCAAAGAAAGAGCAACAATTTTCCTAAAAGtcgaaaaagaaattaaaaactgGATTATAAAAAACTTgctttttctaaaagaaaaaaaaaaaaacctttcaaAACGAAATAGAATTCCATTAGTTGGCCCGAGagaaatatatgaattaaatgaAACTAAAAAAGATTCAATAATGAGTAATCAGATGATTCATGAACTATCTGTTCAAAAAAAATCGACGGAGTGGCCAAATTCTTCACTCagcgaaaacaaaataaaaaatgtgattGATAAAATAAAGACAATCagaaatcaaacgaaaaaaatttcaaaagaaaaagaaaaactaactaataGTTGTAACAAACTGTGTTATGATTCTAAAATAATTGAGTCATCAAAAAAAAGTTGgcagacattaaaaaaaaaaaaaactcgattaattcgtaaatcttttttttttttcaattttgcgTTGAACAACTgtctatttctatttttctag